The Oncorhynchus keta strain PuntledgeMale-10-30-2019 chromosome 28, Oket_V2, whole genome shotgun sequence DNA segment GTTGTCATTTAGCAGGTTTATCCAGCTCCAGACTTGCTCTCTCTAGTCGACATATGGTGGAGTGACCAAAGATTAGACCTGGATTCAAATCatgtttgttttctttcaaattgCTCTAGCTGCACTTTATTGAGCTTGAAGTGTAGTGAAAATCCAGAATCTCCTGGAGGACAGTGGAAGTTGATCAAAATGCCATTGATATTGTTAAAACTAACGCCTTTCCACCCGTGGCCTTAGTCTGGGTTTTTCTTGATTGAGCTTGACCCATAGATAGTTTGTCAAAAGGCTAAGTCTTCGAGTCAGTGTGAGATCTTTGACAGGATAACATACCGTATGGAACAAACGCGGTCTGTTGTTATTTTATGATGTCCTAATCTACACACCTAAATTTGTGACGTAAATGGTTTGATACAGAAGACTAGGCGTCACTTCATGCGTAGGATTTTAAATTGAGATGTATGCGGTGCTAAGCAGTGATGCGCCTTATCAGCTTTTAAACATTAATTTTCTGTTGTTCTTATTACAGATCTCATTTAGAGATGTTCTGTGCTAATTAACTTATCTGATCTCATTTTCATCACAATGACATCAAATGAGCCCTGTCTAAGTCCCTTATTTTCCTTAGTTAAGGACAATAATGAGGTACTAGAGCCATTCAGTGCTAATCATTGTTGAAGTGTGTCACTAGCATCAAAAAGGAGTATGTATACATTGCAATTTTAACATGGTAGcataatggttagagcgttgagtcagtaaccaaaaggttgctagtttgaatcccgAGGCGACTAGGGGAAAAATCTGTCGATCTGAACTTGACCAAGGCACCTTAACCCTTTTTCTCCAGGGCCACTGTCAATAATGGCTGGTCCCTGCTGTGACTCCATTCTCCAAAGTTGTCTCAGGGGAGTGGGATATACACAAaatacatttccacttcacacCACACACTTGTACAGGTTACACACTTGTATATGTGTGAAACAGGACAGATATAGGCAGAccctattttacctttattttgaTCTTGCCATTCTAAACACTACTAATCACTGTCCTAGATCTGTCGTACAGCTGACCATGTTACTTCCCTTTTCCCCCGCTCTTTATCTCCTTTCTTTGGTCCacctttctcttttctcctcctctgtctcactcTACCGCTCCATGCTCCAGATAACTTCCCTCAGATGGCTCATCAGAAGCGCTTCATCGAGCGGAAATACCGACAGGAGCTGAAAGAGATGAGACGAGAGAGGGATCGccaggagaaggagggagacgagCCAGAGGACAGCAGGAAGTAACAGAGCCCCTCTCCGACCAATCGATATGGACAGAGAATTTTTTCGACCAGTCAAGATGGACGATATTGGAGAGTGTAGGGAAGGTGCAAGAAGTGGAGGGATAAACTACTTCCAAATACTCTGAATTGCTAAAAGAAATGTGTCCTCTCCTCGACTACTCTCTTCAATTTGACAGGTGAAAACAATGGAAGCTTATCATAAGGCtaactttcacctggtcagttcaTTCATAACAATTGCAAGGAAGCAGAAGATTGCGAGGAGAGGACATATTTTTGGGACAATTCAGAAAGAGCACTAGTCTATACAGtacacaccctctactgtctCGTCCCATTGGCTTGAGGATTACCTTGCATATTTTAGTACTTGTTGTTTTGAGCTGCTTTTATGTGTAGGTCTTAATCAATCGCATGTTGATTATGTACAGTCACGTTTTAAACTAAATCTAGGACATGGTTGGTCGTCGATCATGGTTATAATGGATGGCAACAGAAATgctttgttttaaatgtttttttttagttttttttgtacTGCTAGTGACATTGATAGTAATTGCTATTAATAAAGGTATTTCACATGTTAATTGATTTGTCATCATGGAATATGTCCTCTTGATAGCCATACTCATCATAATCAGTGTCTGACACCAAATCGCTCAATGGGGAAACTAGTAGTGGCATATCACGTGCACGTTTATGAAGAGGAGAGCGTTAATATGATTCAATGACATTAAATATGATGTAAAATGCCACCATCTGTCTCGCATCTGCTGCCTCTTTCTCTAACAATTTCAAATTTGTGCCCCCCCCTCTCCAAATCCGATTGCCAGTTTTTAAAGATCTtaattatagattgtgtgtaATTAATGATTTCTTCAGTTCAGTAGCCACAGGTTCCATGCTATTAACCACTTTACCGTCTTGAATTTCAACATTCACCATAAGAACTTAAGCTACCTTCAAGCCAGGCTGATGTCATCCTAGGCAAAAACTAAGGGAACATGGCTAATGTGCAGACATTTTTTCATTTCCAAATTAGTTCAAATGTCATTAGGGTTAAGGAAATGGTCTGTCCGTTTCCCTACTTTCTTCCTACTGTTATGTCTGTCAAATTGCTCAATGTTCGGACAAAGCTTTTCTGAATTCGAAACACTGATGATTACACGTACAAACAGAATAAGGATTTTAAAGATCTTTAATCGTGTTGAGTCATATAAATATCCAGTACAAAAATCACATTGTACAAAGCAGATGAATGAATGGGCATTGGATCATGACAGGGCCCCTTTAAACTACTGCACATACTGTAACCTATCATAGTATTAATCCACATAGACAAAACTTAGGCTGCATCCCGATTCTCCACTCTTCTCCTGGAGTGTGCACGTCATCGCATAGTTAGTAAGTAAGCCATGGACAAGCCAGAACGGCCCATATGGGCAGGagcccatctcctgtttctgtagcatgaggcagcttgatgtacaaccCCTGGACATAACGCTACTTGGATGGATTTAACAATGGTGGAAACTCCCCCCTTACCAATGCTGACACAATTCCTATGTTTTCAAATCCATGACTGTAAGTGTAAATGTGCATGCTTTAAGGATGGGTGGAGAATCGGGATGCAGCTCAATCACATAGTCAACAACATAATATAGAGGCAACATGAACACCCAACAGTGTTCTTTAGAAAGAGGACATCAGAACTATCTCTGGTCCAGAGTGTGAGCAGGAAGCCTCAGCATAAGAAAGCCACACtaacgccctggaccagagctttctataggctaagcATATCTGGCAGCGAACATTACTCTACAATCCCCCAATAGCATTGGACACTGGACGCTTGATGGACTTGATGTTTGTTTAATGCATGTCCATAGCTGAGCATGGTGTTAATGCTGAAAGGCAAGAACAGTCCCAATAAAGAAGCACAAATATGTATTTATAGTGAGATGCTGCTGACACCCTGAATTAAAGTGAGAAAATGGATAtaccaatcccagattgcccctttttCAAATTAAAATAATGAGGGGAAAATAAAGCACTCTTCTGTTGTCATTTTCTCTTCTAATTTAAAAACTCTTATGTCTACCGTTCAAGGGCAGAAGACAAACGGTTGATTTTCAGTTCGGAGGGTTTAGGAACCCAAAAATGAATGCTTATCAAAGCAATGTTTGCCACAATCTCAAACAGTCACTTACACAGTGGGCGCTCAATGGTCAAAGAAATAGAACGAGAAAATAACTTGCTTATTACAATTATTTAACATATAATATAGTATACATTATTAACAAGTGTGTTCTTGACTCAGAGGATTGTCTAAGCTACCTCAACATTTTCATTGTTTACATCCatagatgttttttgggggaaaaTAATATATGTACAGTTTGTGTGAATTGTGAATGCTGCggacagagacagggaaataATATTACCGTCGTTGTGGCAATTATGTCAGTTGTGTTATTAGTTTGAAATGTCTGATTAAATGTCATCCTTCGGCAATGATACTATTGTTCAATTTGTATGTTTTGGCCTTGGGCAAGTTGCTTCATTTGAATTGCTCAATTTTCTTACTATGTATATGTCAAACCATTTCATGATGACAAACCAATCTAATGACCATtttcatatgtgtatatatatatatatgtccaaACATTTTATGATCCCAATATTGTGTTGACCTGTACCTCTTATGTCAATGACAATCCCAACAGAATGTCAAACATTCTCTCTTACAACTGAAAATGGCATATTACCCTTAATATCGAGCCTTTCTCCCCCACATACTGTCGTCCCAAATATGTCAGGCCTGGAAACTGTCCGTGTGCACATCACAAATGGATGTTCAACCGTCAATCAATTACTCCGTTTTAATTCACCAAGAAAAGCATAAAGTACAACAGTGAGTAAAGAATCAGGTTTAATTTGAACATGTTCAGTTCATTAGGGTAACACTTTCCATTAACCCTTTATAAAGAGTACCTTATTGCAAAGTGTTATTGACATGAGTTTTTTTTTCAGATAGTCAGCACCCTGAGGAGCTTTTTGGTCCGGGTGTTTCAGCTCCCCCCTACAGAGAATGATCTCCTAAATGGCACACTATTGTAGCCTGGTACAaatgtagtccactatatagggaatgggtgtcatttgggatgcggaATATGTAAAGCTATGTGGATCAGGTGTTATTGACGGTCAGAAAGGTGACGTTACAACCCATAGAAATTGAATGAGTAGAGTGGgtgtccccattcaagtcaaggATGCCACAGTCGGTGGACTAGTGGCCATTTTGACTGTACCCATAGAATTAGagcattctatttctatggttgaACCCCTCAGTCTCTTAGCATGGCTTTATGTGACTTCAAAAGAAGATTGTGACATACATAGCCAATGCTATAAGGGAATGGGACGCTAGAAACCTGATAACAAAACAGAACTGTACAGCATATTGTatcaatacacagatacacacaataTAAGATATATCTCACAATATGCAGCTTTTCAGTCCAGAAACTCTGAACAATTCATAGATGTTGTCTCTCAAGTTCACCAGAAAACCGCTTGCTTTTTGACCCTCTATTTGCAGGCAGCTTTTGAAAATCAAAAGAGAAGAAGTATGTTTGTACATAGAGATATATGTGGGGCCTGATGCACAGAGTACAGTACCCCCATATACAACGAAGCGTCTTCTTGACAAGTCTTTTCCTCATGAGTCCCCGGCTGccttgcagagagagagaccactaaGCGTCGTCGTCCAAGGTCCTCCAGTGAGGTCAAAGATCAACGGTGATCAACAACGGTAAAAGAGCACTTTGAAAAATACTGCCTTGTCTTTTTGTGTCCTTCATGTTTTGTTCTATTGTTTACCACTTTCACAAAGTACCAGGAGTTAAGTTCACTTTAGCTAGTGCATGAGTGTTTGTTGTACTTTTTCCTTTTACGAGCTCCCTTCTCTCTGGTTAGGAATCCCTGTAGCCGTCACTGTCCTCTCCCCCGTACATGTCAGCTAGTTTTCTAAACCTGGGTCCCCACTCACTCAGGTAGTTATAGTCCTGGTCTCCCTCCGTGGTCACGGAACCCAGGGAGCTCAGGGACTCAGCCACCGAGCCGCTTCCCTCGTAGGCGTAGGTGGCCAGGGAGTCATAGGGCGGCGCTGTGGGGTCCTGGTCGTTGTCCTGGAGCCTTTGGTTTATGAATTCCCTGACGTCCGAGTTGTCCCTGTATGCAGGAGGGAGGACAACGGTCCGACGGACGGGAGGGTTCAGGGTCTCGGGCTTGATGTCCCTGCGCTGTTTGGTCTCCTCGATAGCCTCCGGGTTGCGCAGCGTGCCGATATCAAAGGCCTGGGTGTCCTCCTCTCCGCCCCCCTCATCGTTGTAGCTGACGACATTGTCTCTCACATCCTCTTTGGAGATGATCAGAGGCTCCTTCTTCCTCTGCTGCCTCCTCAGGGCAGCGAACAGCACAACGATtactagagacacagagagagagaagaacttgAGCATGAGATGGATAGGAGAGGAAAGCAAATGAGTTGAGGAATGTGCCTCGATACTCaggattttcttttcttttttaacatgtatttaactaggcaagtcagttaagaacaaattcttatatacaacgacagcctacaccggccaaactcagacgacgctgggccaatgcATCGATCACGATTATTTCAGAAATAAGACAAAGGCTTTTATTTCCCACCTGTATTCCTTCTATTTTCTGAAGGATAGTTGGTGTCTGTTGGGGAACCACTGGTGGTGTGCATACAGTATGCTGATACACTCACTGATATACAGGGTTTTGGTGGGCTGAGACAGGCTTGAGCTGCCACAAAAGACTTGCCGTATGGATTTGTATCACCTATCTAACTCTGTGCAGTTGCAGTGAAGATAGGTAAACAGCAACGAAAGGTTTGGCTAACAGAGTTCAGAATATGACATGGCGTAAATCAACGTCTTCTGAATGTGTTGCTGATCatttgtgtgtgttgatgtgattTATGTTTTAATGTGCTTGTATGTGAGCCACATGCAAAATAAAATGTTCTGTCTTGTGTTTAAAACTTTTTAAAAAAGGAACGCGTTTTGAATTTAACTGAATTGTACAGTACTCACAGAGAAGTATGAGGACACAGATGATGATGGCCATGAGGGCTCCAGTGCTGAGCCCTGCGGTGAGGACCAGAGCCTCCTGGTTACACAGCTGCATGTTCCCCTCGCGGTCGCAGGTACAAACACGCACAGTCAGGGTGTTGGTGCTGCTCTGCATGGGAAAGTCCCCGTCCGATATCACCACGGGAACCAGGTAGGTGCTCCTCTGTAGCCGGCTGTAGCTGTTCCTTCTGGTCAGGATCCCAGCCGTGTTGTCTGTTGGAGATAGACGTCTTAGAGTTGGATACTATACAAGTAAGCAGTGTTGTCTGTTGGAGAGGCACTGAGGAGTAAGCATTTATGGGCTGTTGTTATCTGTTAGACACTTTAGAGGTAGCTACTATACAAGTTAGATGTAGGAATGTCCCCCAGTTTCTAAAGTTTATCTTGTCTCCAATTAACAGCCGtaaatgttatattatattagggTGTGCTTAAATATATTTGAATGGGTAAGATTGACAAATtgcagtgttggggaagctactctgaaaatatagaTTATAAAACTACCAATTAAGCTACACTAAAGCGTTCACTTAAAGTAATTCCAATGTTTCCAGATTTAaatgaaatatgacctataattacttacaatatgagtgaaatatACTTTCCCCAAAAAATAATGATGTATGCtaaaaagcagcttttctgtgttggaatggtgtggacGTATAGCGGTCATTAAAAACGAGTAGATCGCTGATTGGTCAGCTCAGCCAATATGAATGACATCATGTTCAATGAGAAAACGGCCCGCATTTTCTTCTGTTTGAGGTGGGGGGTTttctccaatttatgctttggccacaaatatgAGTGTAAGACGtatcaacaacattatttggttTTGAGTTAAGAGAATATGAACTTATACAAATTTGATTTTCATTGGACAGTTACTTttaaaaagtagttcactacttCTTGGTAAATTATAactaaatctgaaatgtcatagactacaaattgcaagacGAAATTTAGCCAATTTAAACAAaaaaatatgtttcaatgtgaGAATTTGGCAGGTCTGATGCTGAAAATGTAAGGAAATGCTTGCCTCCTTCATATTTAATAAAATTTTTGCCAAAAAAGTAAtagctacaccactacatggcaaacactacctagatttgaatgtagttcaactaccaccaaactactgcaaaatgtagttaCTAGTTGATCTAGTTGTACTTCACTACTCCGCAACACTGACACATTGTGATCCCGGCTGCTGTGGAATACAGTTGTTCTGGGAAGGAAAAAAAAATTGACGAAACCGGAAATGAATTAACTTGTGTGTCAACTGTTGTCCTCCAAGAAGAAGTTTACCTTTGTTGTCTCGGACGGTGAAGTTGGCTTTCCCTGAGACCTCGTGTGCTAGACTGAAGAAGAATCTGTGTCCACCGATAGGCTCGTCAGCATCTTTAGCGCTCACTGTCTGAATCCTCTGAGAAAAGGTAAGAAAAAATATGATCTAACACAGATGACATACTTCATCATCTTCTTTTGACATGTCTTTATCCTGAGGAACAAGACAAAAAGGGTTCAGGAGAGTGGGGAGCTCTGAGGTTAAACCTGAAAGCCTTCCGGCATAAGGCCAATTTCTGTGATCGAGGCAAGGGTCAACTGATGAAGATACGATCGGTTGGGGGATCTTAGGTGGGAAAGAAGACATTCTGTAGTGGTTTAAATTAAAATAATAGTACATTGTTTTCCATTACCTGGTTAGCCTTGGCGTTTTCACAGACGAAGGTTTCGTAGTAAGCGGCGAATGTAGGAGCGTTGTCATTAACGTCCAGTACTCTGATGTCCACTGGTATGCGGCTAATCAGCCGTGGGTTGTCTTTAAAACACAGAATCATGACGTTTAATAACCACACCAAGGAAACACAATAACTGCCTTTGATACGATTAACTGCTCAAACTACTGTACATGTAATTGTGGTAGTTCACTGACACATGTACACGCACTCTATTTCCTCTTGTTCCGAAGGagtggagcgtgtgtgtgtgtgtgtgtgtgtgtgtgtgtgtgtgtgtgtgtgtgcgtgcgcgtcaATGATCAACATGCTACTTACTGAACTCCGTGGCGATGACAGAGATGTTGTGCCAAgggttctcctctctgtccagagTCCTTAGCATGAAAACTGAGCCGTTACCCGGGTGCACGTTGAACACCCTGTCCATGTCTGTACGCCGGTCAATAGAGTACCTGCACATAGCAAACAACAACTATAAGCATCCTCTTCACAACACAAACAAGCATAAGCATCCTCACTTCCTTTCACACAAACCCAATGTACCGTGTCCTTGGCTGTGAGGCAGTTTATTAAGTCTACCTgcacaacacaaacaacaaataTACGCTTCCTCACAGCAAATATTCACGGGAATATTATGCCCCCTGTCTTTGTCTGCACCCTGTTCTATCAGGTACCTGTATCTGCACAAAACAAACAAGTATAAATGTCCTTGCTTTATTTCACTGAAACCCAGTGGAGGAGTATCacaacaatacatcatactgCTGCATACAGTATCATCCAATTTGAAAGCAATTTGGATGACTGACAGTTGTGGTCTGGTCGTTccgcaaaaacaaaaaaaaagtgactccaaaatgttTATCTGTGCTATCATGGTGTAGTGGTCCTAATGGCTGTTTGGAGGTACACtcgcaaaaaaacacacacacacgcgaatgcatgcgcacacaaacacgcacacacacaaatgaataaacacacacaggttatCTAGTAGTGTTGTTTTTCTTCACTTCCCGAGGACTAGTGTGATACATCAGTTTGATTAATAGAGTAGTGGATGtagggctgcgtcccaaatgcaccctattcgctatatagtgcaccacttttgtcCAGGGCTCATAGtgccatatagggaatagggtgccatttgggacacaaacgtAGACATGGAAGAGAGCAGGGAagtggaggggagaggcagacccccgggggaggggggggaggggggcgtGAACCAGATCTCTCAGGTACCATGCACCACCGCACCCCTACCCCCATCTCCTTTCTCCCTATCTCCCCTCTCCGTCTACTCTCTAATCCTCTACCCTTCCTCAgacagtattttttttttgtttaccaGCACAAACAGTTTTAGACTTTTTACCTCAACACACATACACCGcaccacacactcactctctctttgcccctcttGCTTCTGACAGCAAGTCTAAACTCGTTAAATCTGTCCTGTCGGGGTGCCAACTGCCTTTCTAATATTCTCAATAATTCAGTTGGCTGGGCCTGGCCCCTCCCCTGATTAATTACACCagataaaagtgtgtgtgtgtgctactctcgtcccctcctctcctcccctctctcctcttctcattccctctccttgCTTCTTATCCCTTCTCCTTTCCTAACTTCTCATCTCCTCACCTACCCTCGTCTCGTCACCCTACTCTCTAAATGCCACAAAGCACAGCCTTCCTGATGAGCGCTGATAAAAATGAGTGATGCCATATTTGACACCAGTAATAAAGAGCTCTAACTTCTAGCTTCAGCAGGCACTCCAGGATAACAGTTCTCTGTGATCTCTGCACTGTGATTGAGGAAAGCGCTGATACTGGCAGGAGTTGTTCAAAGTGTAATTTTAGCTGAAacacagtaaaatatttgaaagaaaataaataatatGTTGACCCAGATCTGCTGACCACTTGTAGGTGTCTCAGGCACTGTGCACGTGTGTAGTACCTGACAGGGCTGCGGCTGCTGTCTGGGTCTGTGGCACTGACCGATCCGACGATGGTGCCTACGGCTGAGTCCTCTTTGACCTCCATGACGTAGCTGACCCGGTCGAACACCGGCGGCTCGTCCACATCCTCCACGATCAACTTGACCGTCGCCTCGTCCGTGGTCGCCGCGTAGCGCAGGAACCGTGGGTCGGGGTTGGAGTTCTCCACCTGGATCCTTAGAGTGTACGACCGCTTCCTCTCAAAGTCCAGAGGctgaggagagcgagagaagagggttaacaactctctcacacacacacacacacacactcactcactcactcacacaccagTTAGCACGTTTTTGTTTAACTTTCCTtccctctcactcacacacatcctGTAACATGCAACACTTTTCTCGTCGaagcaatacacacacagacacacacacacagctagatacacacagacacacacacacacagctagatacacacagacacacacacacagctagatacacacagacacacatacgtcaaacaacacacacatcatcaaCAATTTAATTAATTCAGTGTGATTATTTTCAGTATTTTCCAAAACAGAGACTTGTGGGATTTAAGAAATCCAGTGTCCTTGTATATTGAGTGTTTGGATTTCAGTCATGTCCACAATTATGCCCAGTAACATGGAACATCTGGCAGCACCCATCTAAATGATCGGAGTATGCAATAAGGGTGAATGGGAAAACAGCTGTGCGCTAAACAATCATAGCAGGGGAATCAACCTAAATAAAGCCTGCCCATTTCTTTACAGACAGCAGAACTATCCATTAGCACGCAGTGCCTCAGAATTGTTTACACGAGACAACAAAAGGCACAAGACATCGTTGCCAATGCTATTTTGAAAGAACAAGAAATGGTTTTGAGTTTCTTACAACATTTGTGAGCTAACATTAGCATCACAAACACAATTTATTCCTTTGGCCAAAGTCCTGGTACGGTCGCAGTTTGGGGATATCTCAGCTACAGTGCGTGAAGAGGAACAAACAAAGAATACGATAGAGCGAGCATAACACACCCATATCAAACCACACCCCTAAGA contains these protein-coding regions:
- the LOC118361553 gene encoding cadherin-6-like, with the protein product MLRGRTVLLLLVLWAYLCSHGDGLRALKRTIGGRRGVALTLTGQDANGVPLRRSKRGWMWNQFFLLEEYTGLDNQYVGKLHSDGDRGDGSIRYVLTGDGAGTLFIIDENSGDIHATKRLDREEKAYYTLRAKAVNRITNTSLEGESEFIIKIHDINDNEPKFTKDPYFTHVPEMSPLGTVVMQVTATDADDATYGNSARVVYSILQGQPYFSVDPNTGVIKTALPNMDRETKENYIVVIHAKDMAGQMGGLSGTTTVSITLSDVNDNPPRFPKSLYEFKAPESSEPGSTVAVLRATDADIGRNAEMNYRITSSDGPAMFDISTNRSTQEGVITLRKPLDFERKRSYTLRIQVENSNPDPRFLRYAATTDEATVKLIVEDVDEPPVFDRVSYVMEVKEDSAVGTIVGSVSATDPDSSRSPVRYSIDRRTDMDRVFNVHPGNGSVFMLRTLDREENPWHNISVIATEFNNPRLISRIPVDIRVLDVNDNAPTFAAYYETFVCENAKANQRIQTVSAKDADEPIGGHRFFFSLAHEVSGKANFTVRDNKDNTAGILTRRNSYSRLQRSTYLVPVVISDGDFPMQSSTNTLTVRVCTCDREGNMQLCNQEALVLTAGLSTGALMAIIICVLILLLIVVLFAALRRQQRKKEPLIISKEDVRDNVVSYNDEGGGEEDTQAFDIGTLRNPEAIEETKQRRDIKPETLNPPVRRTVVLPPAYRDNSDVREFINQRLQDNDQDPTAPPYDSLATYAYEGSGSVAESLSSLGSVTTEGDQDYNYLSEWGPRFRKLADMYGGEDSDGYRDS